The Bos taurus isolate L1 Dominette 01449 registration number 42190680 breed Hereford chromosome 18, ARS-UCD2.0, whole genome shotgun sequence nucleotide sequence GGGTCGGGACCTCTGGGTTCTGAGCACCAGCAAGGTCAGAGTGCTGGGAGGTTAGGGGTAGGGGCGGGGTGTGTGGCTGAGGTCTgtgggaggaagagagaagaggcaTATGGCAGGACACAGGAATACAGTTTAAGCTTCGCCTTTATTGGGGCAGGGGAAGGCGGTGGGGTTTCTGATGGGATGGGTGGGGTGTGAGAAGACGGACAGGCCCTCACACGCGGCGGTAGTGCGGCCACTGCTGGATGATTTTATAGAGCTCGTCCCCTGGAGAGAGCGTCTGCTGCACATCGCGGTGTCCTTTGACCTCGTAGTTAGGAGTCAGGTATCCCCGAGCTGCGCCACAAGCCAGCAGACTCTGGGCCGCCCTGAGAGCAGAGGCCGGGGGCACCCGATCTgggggaggagaggcaggagtTAGGCTGGGGCTTCCTCCAAGGGCCGAGGGAGGCCCACTTGGGCCCAGAACCCGGCCTGCCACTGCTCTCTGTGCctaagttttctcatctgtgaaaggggAGAATGACAGCACCTGCCCACAGGGCTGGGGGATAAGATGAGTGACTGTGTATAGAGCAAGCCCTCCACAAGTGTCGGCCTTCAAGATGATCATTTATTcaccctcctctgcccccagACCTTCCCATCCGATCCACAGCTGTAGCTGCCACTTATCAAgcacttctggggcttccctggtagctcagacggtaaagaatctacccgcaatgcaggagacccgggttcgatccctgggtcgggaagattcccctggaggaggaaatggcaattcactccaagCACTTCTCAGGTTAACCCTAACCCTCCAGTTCATGGACTGACCTAAGAACTTTTATAGAGATGAACTCATCTGAAACCGTGTAGTTGGAAATGGACTTTATCCAAAAGAGGAAACGAGGCTCAGAAACAGAATCACGCCTGAGGTCAGAGAGGTTGTAGGTGGCAGAGCCTCCCAGCCAGGACGCAGCACGAAGTGCCATCCCCCAGAACCCATGTCAGCCCCCTCGCTGATGGCTGGACACTTACGCATGTAGTTGCCCATGAAGGAGATGCCGATGGCTATGGGGTTCCACGTGGGCCCAGAGTGAGCACCTAAGGTGTTCCAGCCCCGGCCCTCATACACGAGCCCATCTTCTCCGATCAGGAAACTGTGGGTGGGAAAATGATGGAGGGCTTCCTGAAGGAGGACTCCTCCCTCCTCTGCTCACCCCACCCCTGTCCCTGCCCCTGCCACTCACAATTTCCCCAACAACCCTCCTCCTTATCCCCTGATCTTCCACAATAAAAACAATGACCCTCGCCCTTGCTATTTGTCAAGCACAGCTCTAGTGCACCTTTTCGCATCCCTAACCCCATGAGTTGCCACTGCCCCCATCCGATAGCTACTCAGAGAGGTGGCAACAcctgcccgaggtcacacagccaggcaTCGTTCTAAGGAGTACTGGCTGGCTCAGCAATAGAGTGGCCCACGACCCGGTTGACTTTGCAGACGAGGGAGATGACCCTGAAGCTGAGAGAGGGGACTGCCTGCCCCAGGGCTCAAGCAGCGGTAAATGGAGCTGGGACTGTAGCCCCAACCCCGGCTTCACCAGGCACTAGACTTTACCAAGCGAATCCAGTGCACAGGGCTTGTTCCTGTGCACCTGCAAAAGCTGTCCCTTCCTCTGGGGTCAGAGCCAGGACTgcagccccttcccctcccccttgcACGTCTGCACTGCCTGCACAAGCCCAGCCCTAAGCGGCGACGCTGGGGGAGAAACAGACGTTGCAGGCGGCTCCAGAATTGGTGCCCGCGGTCTCCCGTCGCCCCGCGCGCTCCTCTCGCCTATATCCCCGGCTCCAGCCCCGGCCTCCCCTGTGCACTCACTTGTAGCCCACGTCGCACCAGCCCCGCTCCCGCACGTGGTAGTACTGCACGTTTTGGGCCTGCCTCTGGCACGAGGCCGGAGTGTTGCAGACGCTGCCCGCCGTGTGCGACACCACCACGTAGCGCACAGGCTGTCTTAGCCTCTGGCTGCACTTGGATGCCAGGGCCCCCCACTTTCCGCGGGACACGATGCTGCCGCAGTCTTGAGCCGCCCCGAGGCCCAGGAGGGCGAGGAGGACCCAGGCGAGCGGTGTGTAGCGGCGAGACATGGCAGGCAGGAAAGGACACGCGGAGATTCCTAGGACGCGCGGCGGCCCTGGGCCTTTATCTACGGGGACTCGGTGGGGGCAGTGGGGTGGAGGGAGCCATGCGGTAAAGGTCTTGCCTCACAACCGGAGGGACTCCTCTTCCTGCTCTGGCGGGGCCCCAACAGGATGTGGTATGGTCAGGTCTGGGCGGGGTAGGGAGAGGGGAGCCCGCTCATCCAGCTGGGAgtcgggggtggggagaggcacaCAGGCCCCTGGGCGAAACCGTGGTTTCTGGAAGACCCAGTGTCTGGATCTCTGCCCTGCTTTGTCTCTGCCCTCGGTGAGCCATTGGACAACTCACCAGGAGCTTAAAACCAGGAGGAGAGAAAACAGGGAGGCCCTGAGGCCTCTTCTGCCTTCTTCCTGCAAGGAACTGAAGAAACACAGGCGCCCATTTTTGAAAGCACTTCTCCTGGGCCTAAGCCTGATATGGAAAGCCCATTTCACAGTTGAGTAAACTGAGGCCAGAAGCGGgctgatcactttgctgacacaTGGAAGATAGGAGAGCCTGGTGGTCCAGAACCCCCATTCAGAGCCAGGCTGCCTGTGTTTAAATCTGGTGACATTCCAGTGTGTGAACTTGCGCAAGTGACTCTAACctttctgtgactcagttttcCCCACCTGCAAAATGGGCCTGATCCTATAAAGTATCTAATTCATGGGATGATTGCTTAGAAGATGTCTGACTCAGAGTGCCACATAAGCTTCACCGGGATTTGACCTCAGATCTTCCCTTGGAGGTAAGCTCCACAGGAGGGAtcctgaggtccagagaggaaCAGCCATTACCTAGCACCACTCAGCTGCTTGGGATCACAGGTGGGGCAGAAGACTCCCCTGGGGACTCTGCCTTGCGCAGGTCTCCTTTCCCATTACCTCCTAGAGGCACTTGCTGAGTTCAGGGAAGACTGCCTGGTTTGCTTTTCCTTCTACTTTGGtagggttttgtgtttttttaacaaGATAACATATGCtacactttgctgtatagcagacgCTACATTAACATTGTAGATCAACCATGCTCtaatgagaaaattttaaaggacttccctggtggtcctgtggttgagaaatcacctgccaatacaggagacacgggtttgatgcctggtgcaggcagattccacatgccgaggggcagctaagcccacgtacaactactgagcccatattcTAGGGCCCATGGGCCGCAAcgactgaagcccatgtgcctagagcccgggttctgcaacaagagaagccatcgcaatgagaagcctgtgcaccaaaactagagagtagcctttGCTGGTCgtaactggagaaagcctgctcGCCAcaaaaagacccagtgcaaccaaaagtaaataaatggaaaaaattaaaaataatgtatgctGGCTGTAACAAGTTGAATTGACACAAATTTTAATCAGCTGTGTCCCCCTCtgtccagccccacccacccGAGGTCACCAATGAGACGAGTGTGGTATATTTTCTTCCACCGTATCCTCCAAGCTTATGTGGATCATGCTTATACCTCATGATATCGCTAAATGGCTCACCAGGCATCCTCAAGCATGTTCATGAATGATCTCAGTGCATGCTCCCGGCAAGGTGTGTGAGGCAGATATTATTAACCCTGCCTTTTCTATAATCAAGGAAGCTGAGGCACAAAAGGGTTATTACATTCAGGGAGAAGATGGTGATGCCTGGATGTTGCCACAAGTTCCAGACTCCAGAGATTAAGCTCCAAACCACATTCTGCTTCCTACAAACATACATGTATGGACAAAAGTAAAATCAAAACCATAGCATCGATTTGCCTTTTGTCACCTAATATTTCATTGGCATCTCTCCAGGGCAACATCTACATAGTTCTAATCTGTCTTTCATAAAAGTtacataatatttctttttaaaattttatttttggctgtgctgggtcttccttgctgcgctCAGACTTTCTCTGGCGAGCAGGGCCCACTCTCGAGTGCACgggctcctcactgcagtggcttctctcgttgcagagcccGGGCTGTAGGCAGGCAGGCTgagtagttgcagctcacgggctctaaagcgcaggctcagtagttgtggtgttcGGGCTCGGTTGCCCttcagcatgtgaaatcttcctggatcagggatccaacccgtgtcccctgcacttgtaggcagattcttaaacaactggaccaccagggaagtcggataGAATTTCTTCTTTGAAGATTTTTCAGTCCCTCTTCACCCCCTACCCCCAGTGCTGCACAAAATATTATTGTCAGACATAGCAGCCTTACACAGTGGAGTGTTTATAAATCATACATATAGACTTGCTAGGTCGAAGGGTATACGTATTTAATAGATATTACCAGATTGTTTTTCCCAGAAGACTGTTAACAGTTCATATTTCTACTACTAATGTATTGGAGCCCCCACTCACCCCAAAAGTGGGTGTTATCACTTCTTAAATTTATGGGTATAAAGTGGAATCTTTTGGAACATTAATTGGTGATTTTATAACCACTTGAGGgac carries:
- the PGLYRP1 gene encoding peptidoglycan recognition protein 1 precursor; the protein is MSRRYTPLAWVLLALLGLGAAQDCGSIVSRGKWGALASKCSQRLRQPVRYVVVSHTAGSVCNTPASCQRQAQNVQYYHVRERGWCDVGYNFLIGEDGLVYEGRGWNTLGAHSGPTWNPIAIGISFMGNYMHRVPPASALRAAQSLLACGAARGYLTPNYEVKGHRDVQQTLSPGDELYKIIQQWPHYRRV